A genomic stretch from Porphyromonadaceae bacterium W3.11 includes:
- a CDS encoding cob(I)yrinic acid a,c-diamide adenosyltransferase: MLQTEKKGMLQVYTGNGKGKTTAAFGLALRAASAGMKVYIGQFIKDMQYHEVHLEKLFPEGQVVIRQLGCGCYIDREPTPQDCEMAQKGLKIVKEIMMKGEYDLVILDEATIATSFNLITKEELLKAIQSRADHVEVVVTGRYAPEELIQAADLVTEMREIKHYYQKGILSRSGFDH; this comes from the coding sequence ATGCTCCAAACTGAGAAAAAAGGGATGTTGCAAGTCTATACAGGCAATGGCAAAGGCAAAACAACTGCTGCCTTTGGGCTAGCTCTTCGAGCTGCATCAGCTGGGATGAAGGTCTATATTGGCCAGTTCATCAAAGATATGCAGTACCACGAGGTACACTTGGAAAAGCTGTTTCCAGAAGGTCAGGTAGTCATCCGTCAGCTAGGCTGTGGATGCTATATCGATAGGGAACCAACACCTCAAGACTGCGAGATGGCCCAAAAGGGATTAAAGATTGTCAAAGAGATTATGATGAAGGGTGAATACGACCTAGTGATATTGGATGAGGCGACTATCGCAACTTCATTCAATCTTATCACTAAAGAAGAGCTACTTAAGGCCATACAGTCCAGGGCTGATCATGTAGAGGTGGTTGTCACAGGACGATATGCTCCAGAGGAACTGATCCAAGCAGCAGACCTCGTTACAGAGATGCGGGAGATCAAGCATTATTACCAGAAAGGAATCCTTTCCAGATCAGGCTTTGATCACTGA
- a CDS encoding CTP synthase codes for MKRNTRYIFVTGGVVSSLGKGIVAASLGRLLQSRGYSTTIQKFDPYINVDPGTLNPYEHGECYVTEDGHEADLDLGHYERFLDVRTSRANNVTAGRIYQDVIQRERRGDFLGKTVQVVPHITDEIKRNVKRLGSSGKYDFVITEIGGTVGDIESLPFLESVRQLKWELGNCCMVVHLTFVPFLKAAGEVKTKPTQHSVKQLQEEGIQPDMLVLRTEQPLDEEILEKVALFCNVPVQAVMQSYDVPSIYEVPLVLQQQKMDEVLLKKFGLEPGPTPELKEWNQFLDMMRSATEKVTIGLVGKYVELQDAYKSIDESLQQAAIYNHHKLNLIHIQSEKLTSENVAEQLSGLDGVIIAPGFGTRGVDGKLYALRYCREHNLPTLGICLGMQCMVIEGARNVLGIPDAHTTEVEPSTDNPVIDLMDSQKAVVNLGGTMRLGAYECHLEPDSLVAKAYGKTDIRERHRHRYEFNEKYEEAFEKAGYRLTGHNPESGLVEVIERPDLKWFIGVQYHPEYSSTLLHPHPLFLSFVKAAIEEKNTK; via the coding sequence ATGAAACGAAATACTAGATACATCTTTGTCACAGGTGGGGTAGTCTCCTCCTTAGGGAAGGGGATAGTGGCAGCATCTCTGGGTAGGCTACTCCAGAGCCGTGGCTATAGTACTACAATACAGAAATTTGATCCATATATCAATGTGGACCCAGGCACTCTTAACCCCTACGAACATGGGGAGTGCTATGTAACAGAAGATGGTCATGAAGCAGACCTTGATCTAGGGCATTACGAAAGATTTCTGGATGTCCGAACCTCAAGAGCTAATAACGTCACTGCGGGTAGAATCTATCAAGACGTCATCCAGAGGGAGAGGCGTGGAGACTTCTTGGGTAAGACCGTCCAGGTAGTACCACACATCACTGATGAAATCAAGCGTAACGTCAAGCGTCTTGGCTCATCTGGGAAATATGACTTTGTGATCACTGAGATTGGTGGCACCGTTGGTGATATAGAATCCCTTCCATTCTTAGAGAGTGTCCGTCAGCTCAAGTGGGAGCTTGGCAACTGCTGCATGGTAGTACACCTGACATTTGTTCCTTTCCTAAAGGCTGCTGGCGAAGTCAAGACCAAGCCTACTCAACACTCCGTAAAACAATTACAAGAAGAAGGTATTCAGCCTGATATGCTAGTACTTCGTACAGAGCAACCTCTGGATGAGGAGATACTTGAAAAAGTAGCTCTTTTCTGTAACGTACCGGTTCAAGCAGTAATGCAGTCATACGATGTTCCTTCGATTTACGAAGTTCCATTAGTCCTACAGCAGCAAAAGATGGACGAGGTTCTTCTGAAGAAATTCGGATTGGAGCCAGGACCGACCCCTGAACTAAAGGAATGGAATCAATTCCTAGACATGATGAGAAGTGCAACGGAGAAGGTAACCATCGGCCTCGTTGGTAAGTATGTGGAGTTACAGGATGCATACAAGTCAATTGACGAATCCCTGCAGCAGGCCGCTATTTACAACCATCACAAGCTTAATCTCATACATATTCAGTCAGAGAAGCTAACGAGTGAGAATGTAGCTGAACAGCTCTCAGGACTTGATGGCGTTATTATAGCACCAGGATTTGGGACAAGAGGTGTTGATGGAAAATTATATGCTTTACGCTATTGCCGTGAACATAACCTCCCTACCCTTGGGATCTGCCTAGGTATGCAGTGTATGGTAATAGAGGGTGCGAGAAATGTCTTGGGTATCCCAGACGCCCATACAACTGAGGTAGAACCAAGCACTGATAACCCAGTCATTGACCTGATGGATAGCCAGAAAGCCGTCGTCAACCTTGGCGGAACTATGCGTCTAGGGGCATACGAATGTCATTTAGAGCCAGATAGCTTAGTAGCAAAAGCATATGGTAAAACAGACATCAGAGAACGTCACAGACACCGCTATGAGTTCAATGAGAAATATGAAGAGGCTTTCGAAAAAGCAGGTTACCGACTCACTGGGCATAATCCTGAAAGTGGACTGGTAGAGGTCATTGAACGCCCAGACCTCAAATGGTTTATTGGAGTACAATATCATCCAGAATATTCAAGTACTCTTTTACACCCTCATCCCCTCTTCCTTTCATTTGTGAAAGCAGCAATAGAGGAAAAGAACACAAAATAA